One stretch of Falco naumanni isolate bFalNau1 chromosome 7, bFalNau1.pat, whole genome shotgun sequence DNA includes these proteins:
- the ISLR gene encoding immunoglobulin superfamily containing leucine-rich repeat protein isoform X1 yields the protein MENKRARGTGRGGEARPRTEGSGRTVFPPLRRSEGKRAPAPDAAGGRMRPLLCCLGLAALLGPCLACPSTCSCSTKKNGRLLAECAYKDLQEVPEGLSSNVTILTLSANRISWLGQGSFAEVPEVQSLWLGYNQIGVVEPGAFALLVHLKNLDLSHNKIADFPWQDLRNLSGLQILKMNNNRLSGLPRDAFHSLKDLRSLWLNDNELTTLAEGTFDNLPSLSQLQLFNNPFNCSCKVFWLKKWTENTSVSITKGGSTLCVAPGRLKGRAVTDIPDHHCVAPSVQLTYLSNLDNTVMYDGLTLTLHCSVAGSPPPEIRWKIQTSSRRVEINGPNVARDGNVKQSQEHFLVFKNGTMAIPNFSKEDEGTYTCLAVNDVGTRDVSVNVALAGSENPAEDLLRDDPQASHLGGRSCYKGDEMDPSGAGEKLVIVYHMPRESKSRAGGAAPQVHLGTLLLALSIVLCC from the coding sequence GAGGAAGGATGAggcccctgctctgctgcctggggctggctgcgCTGCTGGGTCCTTGCCTGGCCTGTCCCAGcacctgctcctgctccaccaaGAAGAATGGGCGGTTGTTGGCTGAGTGCGCCTACAAGGATCTCCAGGAGGTACCAGAGGGGTTGTCCTCCAATGTGACCATCCTCACCTTGTCAGCCAACAGGATCAGCTGGTTGGGGCAGGGGTCCTTTGCTGAGGTTCCTGAAGTGCAGTCACTGTGGTTGGGCTACAACCAGATCGGGGTGGTGGAACCAGGGGCTTTCGCCCTGTTAGTGCACCTGAAGAACCTGGACCTGAGCCACAACAAGATTGCAGATTTCCCCTGGCAGGACCTCCGTAACCTCAGTGGTCTGCAGATCCTGAAGATGAACAACAACCGCCTGTCTGGGCTGCCCCGGGATGCTTTCCACTCCTTGAAGGACCTGCGCTCCCTCTGGCTCAACGACAATGAGTTGACCACCTTGGCTGAGGGCACCTTTGACAACCTTCCCTCCCTGTCCCAGCTTCAGCTCTTCAACAACCCCTTCAACTGCTCCTGCAAGGTCTTCTGGCTGAAGAAGTGGACCGAGAACACTTCCGTCTCCATCACCAAGGGGGGCTCTACCTTATGTGTGGCTCCTGGCAGACTGAAGGGCAGGGCGGTCACAGACATCCCCGACCACCACTGTGTTGCCCCCTCCGTGCAGCTCACCTACCTCTCCAATCTGGACAACACCGTCATGTACGATGGCCTCACCCTGACCCTGCACTGCAGCGTGGCGGGCAGCCCTCCACCAGAGATCAGGTGGAAGATCCAGACCTCCAGCCGCCGCGTTGAGATCAACGGACCCAACGTGGCACGGGATGGAAATGTCAAGCAGAGCCAAGAGCACTTCTTGGTCTTCAAGAATGGCACCATGGCCATCCCCAACTTCAGCAAGGAGGATGAAGGCACCTACACCTGCCTCGCTGTCAACGATGTGGGCACGCGGGATGTCTCTGTCAACGTAGCCTTGGCTGGCTCGGAGAATCCAGCTGAAGACCTGCTCCGAGATGACCCCCAAGCCAGCCACCTTGGGGGTCGGAGCTGCTACAAGGGGGATGAAATGGATCCCTCTGGTGCCGGAGAAAAGCTGGTGATTGTTTACCACATGCCAAGGGAGTCgaagagcagggctggaggagcagcgcCCCAGGTCCACCTGGGGACCCTCCTGCTGGCTTTGAGCATCGTGCTCTGCTGTTag
- the ISLR gene encoding immunoglobulin superfamily containing leucine-rich repeat protein isoform X2, with product MRRAGPAHPPPAAPPARAAGRREAAGRGGRMRPLLCCLGLAALLGPCLACPSTCSCSTKKNGRLLAECAYKDLQEVPEGLSSNVTILTLSANRISWLGQGSFAEVPEVQSLWLGYNQIGVVEPGAFALLVHLKNLDLSHNKIADFPWQDLRNLSGLQILKMNNNRLSGLPRDAFHSLKDLRSLWLNDNELTTLAEGTFDNLPSLSQLQLFNNPFNCSCKVFWLKKWTENTSVSITKGGSTLCVAPGRLKGRAVTDIPDHHCVAPSVQLTYLSNLDNTVMYDGLTLTLHCSVAGSPPPEIRWKIQTSSRRVEINGPNVARDGNVKQSQEHFLVFKNGTMAIPNFSKEDEGTYTCLAVNDVGTRDVSVNVALAGSENPAEDLLRDDPQASHLGGRSCYKGDEMDPSGAGEKLVIVYHMPRESKSRAGGAAPQVHLGTLLLALSIVLCC from the coding sequence GAGGAAGGATGAggcccctgctctgctgcctggggctggctgcgCTGCTGGGTCCTTGCCTGGCCTGTCCCAGcacctgctcctgctccaccaaGAAGAATGGGCGGTTGTTGGCTGAGTGCGCCTACAAGGATCTCCAGGAGGTACCAGAGGGGTTGTCCTCCAATGTGACCATCCTCACCTTGTCAGCCAACAGGATCAGCTGGTTGGGGCAGGGGTCCTTTGCTGAGGTTCCTGAAGTGCAGTCACTGTGGTTGGGCTACAACCAGATCGGGGTGGTGGAACCAGGGGCTTTCGCCCTGTTAGTGCACCTGAAGAACCTGGACCTGAGCCACAACAAGATTGCAGATTTCCCCTGGCAGGACCTCCGTAACCTCAGTGGTCTGCAGATCCTGAAGATGAACAACAACCGCCTGTCTGGGCTGCCCCGGGATGCTTTCCACTCCTTGAAGGACCTGCGCTCCCTCTGGCTCAACGACAATGAGTTGACCACCTTGGCTGAGGGCACCTTTGACAACCTTCCCTCCCTGTCCCAGCTTCAGCTCTTCAACAACCCCTTCAACTGCTCCTGCAAGGTCTTCTGGCTGAAGAAGTGGACCGAGAACACTTCCGTCTCCATCACCAAGGGGGGCTCTACCTTATGTGTGGCTCCTGGCAGACTGAAGGGCAGGGCGGTCACAGACATCCCCGACCACCACTGTGTTGCCCCCTCCGTGCAGCTCACCTACCTCTCCAATCTGGACAACACCGTCATGTACGATGGCCTCACCCTGACCCTGCACTGCAGCGTGGCGGGCAGCCCTCCACCAGAGATCAGGTGGAAGATCCAGACCTCCAGCCGCCGCGTTGAGATCAACGGACCCAACGTGGCACGGGATGGAAATGTCAAGCAGAGCCAAGAGCACTTCTTGGTCTTCAAGAATGGCACCATGGCCATCCCCAACTTCAGCAAGGAGGATGAAGGCACCTACACCTGCCTCGCTGTCAACGATGTGGGCACGCGGGATGTCTCTGTCAACGTAGCCTTGGCTGGCTCGGAGAATCCAGCTGAAGACCTGCTCCGAGATGACCCCCAAGCCAGCCACCTTGGGGGTCGGAGCTGCTACAAGGGGGATGAAATGGATCCCTCTGGTGCCGGAGAAAAGCTGGTGATTGTTTACCACATGCCAAGGGAGTCgaagagcagggctggaggagcagcgcCCCAGGTCCACCTGGGGACCCTCCTGCTGGCTTTGAGCATCGTGCTCTGCTGTTag
- the ISLR gene encoding immunoglobulin superfamily containing leucine-rich repeat protein isoform X3 — protein MRPLLCCLGLAALLGPCLACPSTCSCSTKKNGRLLAECAYKDLQEVPEGLSSNVTILTLSANRISWLGQGSFAEVPEVQSLWLGYNQIGVVEPGAFALLVHLKNLDLSHNKIADFPWQDLRNLSGLQILKMNNNRLSGLPRDAFHSLKDLRSLWLNDNELTTLAEGTFDNLPSLSQLQLFNNPFNCSCKVFWLKKWTENTSVSITKGGSTLCVAPGRLKGRAVTDIPDHHCVAPSVQLTYLSNLDNTVMYDGLTLTLHCSVAGSPPPEIRWKIQTSSRRVEINGPNVARDGNVKQSQEHFLVFKNGTMAIPNFSKEDEGTYTCLAVNDVGTRDVSVNVALAGSENPAEDLLRDDPQASHLGGRSCYKGDEMDPSGAGEKLVIVYHMPRESKSRAGGAAPQVHLGTLLLALSIVLCC, from the coding sequence ATGAggcccctgctctgctgcctggggctggctgcgCTGCTGGGTCCTTGCCTGGCCTGTCCCAGcacctgctcctgctccaccaaGAAGAATGGGCGGTTGTTGGCTGAGTGCGCCTACAAGGATCTCCAGGAGGTACCAGAGGGGTTGTCCTCCAATGTGACCATCCTCACCTTGTCAGCCAACAGGATCAGCTGGTTGGGGCAGGGGTCCTTTGCTGAGGTTCCTGAAGTGCAGTCACTGTGGTTGGGCTACAACCAGATCGGGGTGGTGGAACCAGGGGCTTTCGCCCTGTTAGTGCACCTGAAGAACCTGGACCTGAGCCACAACAAGATTGCAGATTTCCCCTGGCAGGACCTCCGTAACCTCAGTGGTCTGCAGATCCTGAAGATGAACAACAACCGCCTGTCTGGGCTGCCCCGGGATGCTTTCCACTCCTTGAAGGACCTGCGCTCCCTCTGGCTCAACGACAATGAGTTGACCACCTTGGCTGAGGGCACCTTTGACAACCTTCCCTCCCTGTCCCAGCTTCAGCTCTTCAACAACCCCTTCAACTGCTCCTGCAAGGTCTTCTGGCTGAAGAAGTGGACCGAGAACACTTCCGTCTCCATCACCAAGGGGGGCTCTACCTTATGTGTGGCTCCTGGCAGACTGAAGGGCAGGGCGGTCACAGACATCCCCGACCACCACTGTGTTGCCCCCTCCGTGCAGCTCACCTACCTCTCCAATCTGGACAACACCGTCATGTACGATGGCCTCACCCTGACCCTGCACTGCAGCGTGGCGGGCAGCCCTCCACCAGAGATCAGGTGGAAGATCCAGACCTCCAGCCGCCGCGTTGAGATCAACGGACCCAACGTGGCACGGGATGGAAATGTCAAGCAGAGCCAAGAGCACTTCTTGGTCTTCAAGAATGGCACCATGGCCATCCCCAACTTCAGCAAGGAGGATGAAGGCACCTACACCTGCCTCGCTGTCAACGATGTGGGCACGCGGGATGTCTCTGTCAACGTAGCCTTGGCTGGCTCGGAGAATCCAGCTGAAGACCTGCTCCGAGATGACCCCCAAGCCAGCCACCTTGGGGGTCGGAGCTGCTACAAGGGGGATGAAATGGATCCCTCTGGTGCCGGAGAAAAGCTGGTGATTGTTTACCACATGCCAAGGGAGTCgaagagcagggctggaggagcagcgcCCCAGGTCCACCTGGGGACCCTCCTGCTGGCTTTGAGCATCGTGCTCTGCTGTTag
- the STRA6 gene encoding receptor for retinol uptake STRA6, with the protein MAANGSAGMHEALLDNGFADSEDLVSDWYIYETMDPAVPQDDMFPSTIPDCDPTISPRLYHICMAPVSLAVLVGLSLLVKRRRLHQSCWNGVPGLLSPANFLEEEGNQGLVAAVFGILFSSLCVLVLDRDPLPLITHSSQSTREYWKILALLYYPAFYYPLIACATVRHRVSYLVGCLLSWCHCVVHIWQKVDCPQSPKIYRYYSTLSYVPIILCLVLLSLWYPSLLIRSFTGQEETLDKEVTGRGYYKKYLKAVLSKRPQKGSSSKIEESLLSRVQTYLRSYIYTPEEGFRIPLKLVLSITTAVIAVYQVALLLLVAVVPTIQIVRAGMTKDIVVLLVQFGLVPSENPAVPGDMEKELNTVKYYLWSLEVCYICSLVLCCLLTCAMLLRTLVMHRNNLKALYQGAVLDVFYKAHILRPSRQAIVCWMSFASFQTAFACLGLLIQQVIFFICLVGLTFLFIIPLQSGTNTHLFKIIQNMWPFWLTLVVAVIVQNLAAHYQFLEQHPLRKELTNRRALYIVTYLLFPINILVGVLAGVWRMVISGLYNAIHFCQLDISLLNRGVETFDPGYHTYCHYLKIEVSQSHPVMKAFCLLLLQLARPEGPPGLRASNVEEGIQLMQPKKTPPSRARFKQSRARWWLAYTLLNNPSLTACRKTALSNPTANGTQLSPPKP; encoded by the exons ATGGCAGCCAACGGCTCTGCTGGGATGCATGAGGCTCTGCTGGACAATGGCTTTGCTGACTCAGAAGACCTCGTTTCTGACTGGTACATCTACGAAACCATGGACCCGGCCGTGCCACAGGATGA CATGTTTCCCAGCACAATCCCAGACTGCGACCCCACCATTTCTCCCAGACTGTATCACATCTGCATGGCACCCGTCTCC ctggctgtgctcGTGGGCTTGTCCTTGCTGGTGAAACGCAGACGTCTCCACCAAAGCTGCTGGAATGGTGTCCCAGGACTTCTCAG CCCAGCCAACTTtctggaggaggaaggcaaCCAAGGGCTGGTGGCCGCTGTGTTCGGCATCCTGTTCTCCTCCCTGTGCGTGCTGGTCTTGGACAGGGATCCTCTGCCGCTCATCACCCACTCCTCTCAGAGCACCCGGG AGTACTGGAAGATCCTGGCTTTGCTATACTACCCAGCCTTCTACTATCCCCTGATCGCCTGTGCCACCGTCCGGCACAGGGTCAGCTACCTCGTGGGCTGCCTGCTCTCCTGGTGCCACTGCGTGGTCCACATCTGGCAGAAGGTGGATTGTCCCCAGTCACCGAAG ATATACAGGTACTACTCCACACTCTCTTACGTCCCCATCATCCTCTGCCTTGTGCTCTTAAGCCTTTGGTATCCATCCCTGCTCATCAGGAGCTTCACCGGGCAGGAGGAGACCTTGGATAAGGAG GTTACAGGGAGAGGTTATTATAAGAAGTACCTAAAGGCTGTCCTGTCCAAACGCCCTCAGAAGGGGAG ctcttcGAAGATAGAAGAGAGCCTCCTATCAAGGGTCCAGACATATTTACGCTCCTACATCTACACTCCTGAGGAAG GTTTCCGGATCCCGCTAAAGCTCGTCCTGTCCATAACCACGGCCGTGATTGCTGTCTACCAG GttgccctgctgctcctggtaGCTGTTGTCCCCACCATCCAGATTGTGCGGGCGGGAATGACGAAGGACATCGTCGTGTTGTTGGTCCAGTTTGGCTTAGTGCCCTCGGAGAACCCGGCTGTCCCAGGTGACATGGAGAAGGAGCTCAACACCGTCAAGTACTACCTGTGGTCACTGGAAG TCTGCTACATCTGCTcgctggtgctgtgctgcctgctgacCTGCGCCATGCTCCTGAGGACGCTGGTGATGCACAG GAATAACCTGAAGGCACTCTACCAAGGGGCTGTGCTGGATGTTTTCTACAAAGCACATATCCTCCGCCCGTCCCGACAAGCCATCGTCTGCTGGATGAGCTTTGCCAGCTTCCAGACGGCTTTTGCCTGCCTGG GTCTCCTCATCCAGCAAGTgattttcttcatctgcttGGTGGGGCTTACCTTCCTCTTCATCATCCCGCTCCAGTCTGGCACAAACACGCACCTCTTCAAAATCATTCAGAACATGTG GCCCTTCTGGTTGACCCTGGTTGTTGCCGTCATTGTGCAAAATCTGGCAGCTCACTACCAGTTCCTGGAGCAGCATCCCCTCCGGAAGGAGCTCACCAACAG GCGAGCTCTCTACATAGTCACCTACCTGCTCTTCCCCATCAACATCCTGGTGGGCGTCTTGGCTGGGGTGTGGAGGATGGTCATTTCTGGCCTTTATAATGCCATCCACTTCTGCCAGCTGGACATCAGCCTGCTGAACCGTGGCGTGGAGACCTTCGACCCAG GCTACCACACTTACTGCCACTATCTGAAAATCGAGGTCAGCCAGTCCCACCCGGTGATGAAAGCTTTTtgcttgctgcttctccagctggcCAGGCCAGAGGGGCCACCGGGGCTCCGGGCAAGCAACGTGGAAGAAG GCATCCAGCTGATGCAGCCCAAGAAGACTCCTCCAAGCAGAGCCAGGTTCAAGCAGAGCCGAGCCCGCTGGTGGCTGGCCTACACACTCCTCAACAACCCCTCGCTGACTGCTTGCCGGAAAACTGCCCTCTCCAACCCCACAGCCAACGgcacccagctcagcccccccaAGCCCTGA